The proteins below are encoded in one region of Segatella copri:
- a CDS encoding glycoside hydrolase family 97 protein, with protein sequence MVKKLFFIATLLYIGATVSAENYLVKSPDGKIVAELNTNKSLSLQFKYNGSILLQESSIGVVLSDGIDLGKNPKVASRKISNHKEIIQAPFYRQPSIETSYQELNLKLKNGFGIILRAYDEGVAYRFYTQRKGKTIILNETAAYQFGKDKKAWLPYTTTPEKPFAMAFQNIYHETQLDTAKQDLAFLPATIDCGKAKVTILESDLQSYPGMWLKANSSKLDQEKGILRAAFAPYPKEMAYYPWRHMSHVKSAHDYIAVSSGKRNYPWRIFAITEHDTQMPTNNLVYALAAPNKIGDTSWIKPGKVAWDWWNDWNLKGVDFKAGINFETYKYYIDFAHNHGLEYIVLDEGWYNSKEGSILKPIDDIQLPKLIEYGKSKGVDIVLWAVFNVMDENLETICKTYADMGIKGFKVDFMDRDDQTAIEMVERLAACTAKHHLILDLHGIYKPHGLNRTYPNILNYESVFGMEECRWTEAKNDMPLYDVTFPYIRMMAGQVDFTPGAMRNGTRDNWKAIYTKPISMGTRCHQAACYIVQDSPFTMLADTPTNYEADEPYTRYIASLPVVFDKTIVPQGEIGKYIVTARKKGNDWYVGGQSNWDERTLTLKFDFLADGDYEAIVLKDGINANHDAEDYKIEKSVIHQNSEMKIHLASGGGFVIKVIKK encoded by the coding sequence ATGGTTAAGAAACTCTTTTTCATCGCCACCTTATTATATATAGGGGCAACAGTATCGGCAGAGAACTATCTGGTGAAATCACCAGATGGTAAAATCGTAGCAGAACTCAACACCAACAAGTCTCTCTCTCTTCAATTTAAATACAATGGCTCCATTCTTTTACAGGAGTCTTCAATAGGTGTAGTGCTGAGCGATGGAATAGACTTGGGCAAGAACCCGAAGGTTGCGAGCCGCAAAATCTCCAACCACAAGGAAATCATCCAGGCACCGTTCTATCGCCAGCCAAGCATCGAAACCAGCTATCAGGAGCTGAACCTGAAACTGAAGAACGGTTTCGGCATCATCCTGAGAGCTTACGATGAGGGAGTGGCTTACCGATTCTATACTCAGCGAAAAGGCAAGACCATCATCCTGAATGAAACAGCCGCCTACCAGTTCGGCAAGGACAAGAAGGCATGGCTGCCATACACCACTACACCCGAAAAGCCTTTTGCTATGGCTTTCCAGAATATCTATCACGAGACTCAGCTCGATACCGCTAAGCAGGATTTAGCCTTTCTGCCAGCTACCATAGATTGCGGCAAGGCGAAGGTTACCATTTTGGAAAGCGACCTGCAGAGCTATCCGGGCATGTGGCTGAAGGCTAACAGCAGCAAACTGGATCAGGAGAAGGGAATCCTGAGAGCCGCCTTTGCTCCTTATCCTAAGGAGATGGCTTACTACCCTTGGCGACACATGAGCCACGTGAAGAGTGCCCACGATTACATCGCTGTAAGTTCCGGCAAGCGAAATTATCCTTGGCGCATCTTCGCCATCACAGAGCACGACACCCAGATGCCGACCAACAACCTGGTGTATGCCCTGGCTGCTCCCAACAAGATTGGAGATACTTCCTGGATCAAACCCGGAAAGGTGGCTTGGGACTGGTGGAACGACTGGAATCTGAAAGGGGTGGATTTCAAGGCAGGCATCAATTTTGAAACTTACAAGTATTATATAGATTTTGCTCATAATCATGGTTTGGAATACATCGTCCTCGATGAAGGATGGTACAACTCGAAAGAGGGAAGCATTCTGAAACCAATAGACGATATCCAGTTGCCTAAGCTCATAGAATACGGTAAGAGCAAGGGCGTGGATATCGTGCTCTGGGCAGTCTTCAACGTGATGGACGAGAACCTGGAAACCATCTGTAAGACCTATGCTGATATGGGCATCAAGGGATTCAAGGTGGATTTCATGGACCGCGACGACCAGACAGCCATCGAAATGGTAGAACGCCTGGCTGCCTGCACCGCCAAGCATCATCTTATCCTCGACCTGCATGGCATCTACAAGCCACACGGCTTGAACCGCACCTACCCTAACATCCTCAACTACGAGAGTGTATTCGGTATGGAAGAATGCCGCTGGACGGAGGCTAAGAATGATATGCCGCTCTACGACGTCACCTTCCCATATATCCGAATGATGGCAGGACAGGTGGATTTCACACCGGGAGCGATGAGAAACGGAACCCGCGACAACTGGAAGGCAATCTACACCAAACCGATTTCGATGGGTACACGATGCCACCAGGCTGCCTGCTATATCGTACAGGACAGTCCGTTTACAATGCTCGCCGACACTCCTACCAACTACGAGGCGGATGAGCCATACACCCGATACATCGCTTCATTGCCAGTAGTCTTCGACAAGACCATCGTGCCTCAGGGAGAAATCGGAAAGTATATCGTTACCGCCCGAAAGAAGGGCAACGACTGGTATGTAGGCGGTCAGAGCAACTGGGATGAGCGCACGCTCACCCTGAAGTTTGACTTCCTCGCAGATGGCGATTACGAGGCAATCGTACTGAAGGATGGCATCAATGCCAACCACGATGCAGAGGATTACAAGATAGAGAAATCTGTCATCCATCAGAATTCAGAAATGAAGATCCATCTTGCTTCGGGCGGTGGATTCGTCATCAAGGTTATCAAGAAATGA
- a CDS encoding family 43 glycosylhydrolase, whose product MVNKNIIVTLFVTAAAAVPQMGAAQKAAYNTPGAGNPILPGYFADPTIKKFGDTYYIYATTDGSGAGFGPAQLWCSKDFKNWTLMPMNWPDSHWIWAPDVMKNEADGKYYYLYCQPCKLHLGVGDTPRGPWKNVLGESEAVLVEDRFVKNAITLDGQTFRDDDGSVYMYWGTWGIYKGFGCGAGKLNPDMKSFSETKLIPNTEVTHFFEAPFVFKRNGIYYFLYSCEHCEDASYRVDYATAKSPLGPYTYHGTILKTNADGTVHGPGHNSVLQEGDNYYIVYHRHDNPHSNRGFHRQVAIDKLEFNADGTIKEVVPTHEGLDLKPEMKVAKNLAFGAKVTASSYYDNDFRPEYAVDDNNGTLWRPRTTGPAWIQIDLGKKQSIKSIWTQFEYGTQFYQYIIETSNDGKHWQTFSDKRQNRLAGSPMVDFGNAKAQYIRLTYTGGQKNGFGGAIWNIKVYGSVEDSAPQQWLGLTAADFDGKTWHNNEGMLAGKFSLLQGTALRERMAGKDAITLQPGAQLVMTHPQLGKTRKHTLTAQAFDNGSWHQIDENDPRLNLSEGKLEILAGEKQFTLTNLRYYNWEQEAAEKAFDAQSSIVREAVADKNCQGLVVDISADYYNEGDTVPYIKNGSPLDVHLKGEFETQHDTAAIIKTIEGKKAFAFTGKESYRSNFMLPATIRDNAPYTIEAWILNPEIAENECVADFTSSHDELEKLMLVNGTEPRCGVMNHYGWYEDAGYKEMKTLEGKWQHVYVCFDGRIESIYINDKLISQKDIQLLVKPSQFMLLGKNAEEAWPFSGYLHSLKLWDEYIPYKRQTK is encoded by the coding sequence ATGGTTAATAAGAATATAATTGTAACACTATTCGTAACGGCAGCTGCGGCAGTTCCTCAGATGGGGGCTGCCCAGAAAGCTGCTTACAACACTCCGGGAGCCGGCAACCCTATCCTGCCTGGCTATTTTGCCGACCCAACCATCAAGAAGTTTGGTGACACCTATTATATATATGCTACCACAGACGGAAGCGGAGCCGGTTTCGGACCGGCACAGCTCTGGTGCAGCAAGGATTTCAAGAACTGGACTCTGATGCCGATGAACTGGCCAGACAGCCACTGGATATGGGCACCGGACGTGATGAAGAACGAAGCCGACGGCAAGTATTACTATCTCTACTGCCAGCCTTGCAAGCTCCATCTGGGTGTGGGCGATACACCTCGCGGTCCTTGGAAGAACGTACTGGGCGAAAGCGAAGCTGTGCTGGTGGAAGACAGATTCGTGAAGAATGCCATCACCCTGGATGGTCAGACCTTCCGAGATGATGACGGTTCGGTCTATATGTACTGGGGAACCTGGGGCATCTACAAAGGCTTCGGTTGCGGAGCAGGCAAGCTGAATCCTGATATGAAGTCGTTCAGCGAAACCAAACTCATCCCGAACACCGAGGTTACTCACTTCTTCGAGGCTCCTTTCGTCTTCAAGCGCAACGGCATCTACTACTTCCTCTACTCCTGCGAGCATTGCGAGGATGCCAGCTATCGTGTGGATTACGCAACAGCCAAGAGTCCGCTCGGTCCTTATACCTACCACGGCACCATCCTCAAGACCAATGCCGACGGAACCGTTCATGGTCCGGGACACAACAGCGTACTGCAGGAAGGCGACAACTACTACATCGTATATCATCGCCACGACAATCCGCACTCCAACCGTGGATTCCATCGCCAGGTGGCAATCGATAAACTCGAATTCAATGCCGACGGTACCATCAAGGAAGTCGTTCCAACCCATGAAGGTCTCGATCTGAAACCGGAGATGAAGGTGGCTAAGAACCTCGCCTTCGGTGCCAAGGTTACCGCCTCTTCCTACTACGACAACGACTTCCGTCCGGAATATGCGGTTGATGACAACAACGGAACGCTCTGGCGCCCTCGCACCACCGGACCGGCTTGGATTCAGATTGACCTGGGCAAGAAGCAGAGCATCAAGAGCATCTGGACTCAGTTTGAATACGGAACCCAGTTCTATCAGTATATCATCGAGACATCGAATGACGGTAAGCACTGGCAGACCTTCTCCGACAAGCGACAGAACCGTCTAGCTGGTTCGCCGATGGTAGATTTCGGAAATGCCAAGGCGCAGTACATCCGTCTCACCTATACCGGCGGACAGAAGAACGGTTTCGGTGGCGCCATCTGGAACATCAAGGTTTACGGTTCCGTAGAAGATTCAGCCCCACAGCAGTGGCTCGGTCTGACAGCAGCCGATTTCGACGGCAAAACCTGGCATAACAACGAGGGAATGCTCGCCGGCAAGTTCTCGCTTCTTCAGGGTACAGCCCTCAGAGAGCGTATGGCTGGCAAAGATGCCATCACCCTGCAACCGGGTGCCCAGCTCGTGATGACTCATCCACAGCTCGGCAAGACACGCAAGCATACCCTCACCGCCCAAGCTTTCGACAACGGAAGCTGGCATCAGATAGATGAAAACGATCCTCGTCTGAATCTTTCTGAAGGAAAACTGGAAATTCTTGCAGGCGAAAAACAATTTACCCTCACCAATCTCCGTTATTATAACTGGGAACAGGAGGCGGCAGAAAAGGCTTTCGATGCCCAGAGCAGCATCGTGCGTGAGGCAGTAGCCGACAAGAACTGTCAGGGACTAGTGGTAGATATCAGCGCTGACTACTACAACGAGGGCGATACCGTGCCTTACATCAAGAACGGCAGTCCGCTGGATGTTCACCTCAAGGGCGAGTTCGAGACGCAGCACGATACAGCAGCCATCATCAAGACCATAGAGGGCAAGAAGGCATTCGCCTTTACCGGCAAGGAGAGTTACAGAAGCAACTTCATGCTCCCAGCCACTATCCGCGACAACGCTCCATATACCATCGAGGCATGGATTCTGAATCCGGAGATTGCCGAGAATGAATGCGTAGCCGATTTCACCTCTTCTCACGATGAACTGGAAAAGCTGATGCTGGTAAACGGCACCGAACCACGCTGCGGTGTGATGAACCACTACGGATGGTATGAGGATGCCGGCTACAAGGAGATGAAGACCCTGGAAGGCAAGTGGCAGCACGTATACGTCTGCTTCGATGGTAGAATCGAGAGCATCTACATCAACGACAAGCTCATCAGCCAGAAGGATATCCAGCTCCTCGTCAAGCCATCGCAGTTTATGCTTCTGGGCAAGAATGCCGAAGAGGCATGGCCTTTCTCAGGCTATCTGCACTCATTGAAACTTTGGGATGAATACATTCCTTACAAAAGACAAACAAAATAA
- a CDS encoding glycoside hydrolase family 127 protein, whose product MKKILVTSALAALALMPASAQKVNKSSGGYPITPVPFTSVKVWNNTFWGQRIETSRKVTIPLAFSKCESEGRYKNFERAAHPSDTYDVGKLMPYSFDDTDPYKTIEGASYVLQTYPDKKLKAYIDSVLDIIAPAQEADGYLYTARTQNPKHPHFWAGDKRWSKEEDLSHELYNLGHMVEGAVAHWQATGSRKFLDIAIRYANCVVREVGPNPGQACVVPGHQIAEMALCKLYLATGNKKYLEEAKFFLDYRGKTSIKQEYSQSHKPVLEQDEAVGHAVRATYMYAGMADVAALTGDTAYIHAIDRIWDNIVSKKLYITGGIGATNNGEAFGKNYELPNMSAYCETCAAIGNVYVNYRLFLLHGESKYYDVLERTLYNGLISGVSMDGGGFFYPNPLESMGQHQRQAWFGCACCPSNICRFLPSLPGYVYAVKDKNVYVNLFLSNSSSLKVAGKKVALSQDTKYPWNGDIAIKVDDNKAGQFGMKIRIPGWVKGQPVPSDLYYYSDGKRLGYTITVNGKKVEAKVTEDGYYTINRKWKKGDVVRVHFDMEARTVRANNKVEADRGCISIERGPIVYCAEWPDNQGFDIMSILENREPQFAEGKLSYDDFIDPKYKNVLTLYKGQNMETLTENVQTLAYDKSGKLSTKDQTLTLIPYFAWAHRGNGNMKVWLPQDVKAAKPSAPATLAAQAKVEFSSPVPAKSSITDGLVPADENDRSVPYIHWWPKKNTTEWITYTFPESKEIKTSTIYWYDDQPWGGCKVPNSWKLYYQDEAGNWKEVPGADAYPCKRGVACIVNFDPVKTKAVKLELKQPETLSCGLFEWSVK is encoded by the coding sequence ATGAAGAAGATTTTAGTAACATCAGCCTTGGCAGCATTGGCATTGATGCCTGCTTCGGCACAAAAGGTAAACAAGAGCTCGGGTGGTTATCCTATCACTCCGGTGCCTTTCACATCAGTAAAGGTTTGGAACAATACGTTCTGGGGACAGCGTATCGAAACCTCTCGCAAGGTGACTATACCTTTGGCTTTCAGCAAATGCGAGTCGGAGGGAAGATACAAGAACTTTGAGCGTGCCGCTCATCCAAGCGACACCTATGATGTGGGCAAACTGATGCCCTACAGCTTCGACGACACCGACCCATACAAAACGATTGAGGGTGCCAGCTACGTGCTACAGACCTACCCAGACAAGAAACTCAAGGCGTATATCGATAGCGTGCTCGATATCATCGCTCCGGCTCAGGAGGCTGACGGATATCTCTATACCGCCCGTACACAGAATCCGAAGCATCCTCATTTCTGGGCTGGCGACAAGCGCTGGAGCAAGGAAGAGGATCTGAGCCACGAGCTCTACAACCTCGGTCACATGGTAGAAGGTGCCGTGGCTCACTGGCAGGCTACAGGTAGCCGCAAGTTCCTCGACATCGCTATCCGCTATGCCAACTGCGTGGTTCGCGAGGTTGGTCCCAACCCAGGACAGGCTTGCGTGGTACCGGGACATCAGATTGCCGAAATGGCGCTCTGCAAGCTCTATCTCGCTACCGGCAACAAGAAATATCTCGAAGAGGCTAAGTTCTTCCTCGACTATCGTGGCAAGACATCTATCAAACAGGAATATTCTCAGAGCCACAAACCGGTATTGGAGCAGGACGAGGCTGTAGGTCATGCTGTACGTGCTACCTATATGTATGCTGGTATGGCAGATGTAGCTGCCCTTACCGGAGATACTGCCTATATCCACGCCATCGACCGCATCTGGGACAACATCGTGAGCAAGAAGCTCTACATCACCGGAGGTATCGGAGCTACTAACAACGGCGAGGCTTTCGGAAAGAACTACGAGTTGCCTAACATGAGTGCCTACTGCGAAACCTGCGCAGCTATCGGCAATGTTTATGTCAACTACCGTCTCTTCCTCCTCCATGGCGAGAGTAAGTATTACGATGTATTGGAGCGTACCCTCTACAATGGTCTCATCAGTGGTGTGAGCATGGACGGCGGCGGCTTCTTCTACCCTAACCCATTGGAGAGCATGGGTCAGCATCAGCGCCAGGCTTGGTTCGGCTGTGCCTGCTGCCCTAGCAACATCTGCCGTTTCCTGCCATCCCTCCCAGGCTACGTATATGCCGTAAAGGATAAGAATGTATATGTCAACCTCTTCCTCAGCAACTCTTCTTCTCTGAAAGTAGCCGGCAAGAAGGTGGCTTTGAGCCAGGACACAAAATATCCTTGGAACGGCGACATCGCCATCAAGGTAGATGACAACAAGGCTGGACAGTTCGGTATGAAGATTCGCATCCCTGGATGGGTGAAGGGACAGCCTGTTCCATCTGACCTCTACTACTACAGCGACGGCAAGCGACTGGGCTATACCATCACCGTAAACGGCAAGAAGGTAGAGGCCAAGGTAACAGAGGATGGCTATTATACCATCAACCGCAAGTGGAAGAAGGGCGATGTGGTTCGCGTTCACTTCGACATGGAGGCACGCACCGTACGTGCCAACAACAAGGTAGAGGCCGACCGTGGCTGCATCAGCATCGAGCGTGGTCCTATCGTATATTGTGCAGAGTGGCCAGACAACCAGGGCTTCGACATCATGAGCATCCTGGAGAACCGCGAACCTCAGTTCGCTGAGGGCAAGCTCTCGTACGATGACTTCATCGACCCTAAATATAAGAATGTGCTGACACTCTACAAGGGTCAGAACATGGAGACCTTGACCGAGAACGTGCAGACCCTCGCCTACGACAAGAGCGGCAAGCTGAGCACCAAGGACCAGACCCTGACTCTCATCCCATACTTCGCCTGGGCTCATCGTGGCAACGGCAATATGAAGGTATGGTTGCCACAGGATGTCAAGGCTGCAAAGCCATCAGCTCCTGCAACTCTCGCAGCTCAGGCTAAGGTAGAATTCTCTTCTCCAGTGCCTGCCAAGAGCAGCATCACCGACGGACTGGTTCCAGCCGATGAGAACGACCGCTCTGTCCCATACATCCACTGGTGGCCAAAGAAGAACACTACAGAGTGGATTACCTACACCTTCCCAGAGAGCAAGGAGATCAAGACCAGCACCATATATTGGTACGACGACCAGCCATGGGGCGGTTGCAAGGTGCCAAACAGCTGGAAGCTCTACTATCAGGACGAGGCAGGCAACTGGAAGGAAGTTCCAGGAGCCGATGCTTATCCATGCAAGCGAGGTGTAGCCTGCATCGTGAATTTCGACCCAGTGAAGACCAAGGCAGTTAAGCTCGAGCTGAAGCAGCCAGAGACTCTGTCCTGTGGTTTGTTTGAGTGGAGCGTGAAGTAA
- a CDS encoding ISL3 family transposase: MVLVSTATHAFCDRCGKKTTHTRGWQKRTVTMCPLGCKRFVLTLYMRRFYCQSDKHIFVEQQTKWLNKYARFSVRCIELMNLLHIHMSSVSTSKVMRKMGITCCPNTCINHLKKIQRLPDRTARNIGIDDFAKRKRHTYGSVIVDHDTGEILELIDSRDSSIVANVLKQYKKVNTITRDRGRCFIKAIKQGAPSAHAITDKFHVIEDLTSAVFPKILQEFLHKRMELLTQGLVGPIKPQISRGWLYNSIYAVLESMCKDARRIKKMTEWNTFMDLYARQGLTLSEIHDKTGFDGFKMGKLRNTKYEDLLNPTQLRAYKAIESITNRILCKKSLDYSVVTKGLHSTEKKEILKRLLFLLRGKWKEDWKAYDDAYKAFLAKATIRNEEYDLWNSIVHFNWKTKTETVRLFLQDLHVTDLAYYITTFQGILSGEVKMNLYKWINMVIGCGNEKMEKFAKGLIKDYSAINNSIASKLNNGILEGSVNKIKTAKRIMGGRASISLLQIKVSSNLDT, encoded by the coding sequence ATGGTTCTCGTGAGTACGGCTACCCATGCCTTCTGCGACCGTTGTGGCAAGAAAACCACTCATACCCGTGGCTGGCAAAAGAGAACGGTCACGATGTGTCCTTTAGGGTGTAAACGGTTTGTTCTCACCCTTTACATGCGCCGTTTTTACTGCCAGTCTGATAAACATATATTTGTAGAGCAACAGACGAAGTGGCTAAACAAATATGCAAGATTCAGTGTAAGATGCATAGAGTTGATGAACCTGCTTCATATACATATGTCATCTGTGTCGACCTCCAAGGTCATGAGAAAGATGGGAATCACTTGCTGTCCAAATACTTGCATAAATCATTTGAAAAAGATCCAAAGACTTCCAGACAGGACTGCCAGGAATATAGGCATAGATGACTTTGCCAAGAGAAAGAGACATACCTATGGCAGTGTTATCGTAGACCATGACACAGGCGAGATTTTGGAACTGATAGACTCTAGAGATTCTTCGATTGTGGCAAATGTCTTGAAACAATACAAGAAAGTCAATACTATCACTCGTGATAGGGGACGATGCTTCATTAAGGCTATCAAGCAAGGAGCCCCATCAGCACATGCTATCACAGACAAATTCCATGTCATTGAAGACTTGACGAGCGCAGTCTTTCCAAAGATTCTGCAGGAGTTTTTGCATAAGAGAATGGAGTTGCTGACTCAAGGTCTAGTTGGTCCCATTAAGCCACAAATAAGTAGAGGTTGGCTTTATAACAGCATATATGCAGTCTTGGAATCGATGTGCAAGGATGCAAGAAGAATCAAGAAAATGACTGAATGGAACACTTTCATGGATCTTTATGCAAGGCAAGGACTGACTTTGAGTGAAATCCATGACAAAACAGGGTTTGATGGATTTAAGATGGGAAAGCTAAGGAACACCAAATATGAGGACTTGCTCAACCCAACGCAACTAAGGGCTTACAAAGCCATAGAATCTATTACAAATAGGATTCTCTGTAAAAAGTCATTGGATTACTCTGTGGTTACCAAGGGGTTACATTCTACAGAGAAGAAAGAAATACTGAAAAGACTTCTTTTTCTACTGAGAGGAAAATGGAAGGAAGACTGGAAGGCATACGATGATGCCTACAAGGCATTTCTTGCAAAGGCAACTATCAGGAACGAAGAGTATGACCTTTGGAATTCAATAGTTCACTTCAACTGGAAAACCAAGACGGAGACTGTCAGATTGTTTCTGCAGGACTTGCATGTTACCGATTTAGCCTATTATATAACAACATTTCAAGGCATTTTGAGCGGAGAGGTCAAAATGAACTTGTACAAATGGATTAACATGGTCATAGGATGTGGTAATGAGAAAATGGAAAAGTTTGCCAAAGGACTGATTAAGGACTATTCCGCCATCAATAATTCTATTGCTAGCAAATTGAACAATGGAATCCTTGAAGGTTCGGTCAACAAGATAAAGACCGCAAAGCGAATTATGGGTGGAAGAGCATCGATTTCTCTTTTGCAGATAAAGGTCTCCTCAAACTTAGATACATAA
- a CDS encoding PepSY domain-containing protein produces the protein MIMNMLNKKITWRKQHKWLGIGMSFFILMFCLSGILLNHRSLIKDVDVSRKYLPSRYEFKNWNGGLLRGTLALDDAILLYGNGGIWQTDSRASTFKDFNKGMPAGADCRQIRNVIRTDDGSVWSVSPFSLYRLGSHKIWKSVTLPTEPEEKLSDISAHGDTLLVLSRSYAYVSLPPYQNFHRIELPMPKEYDGKVTVFRTIWLLHSGELFGSIGKLIVDGIAIILVLLCISGLIFWLKPKQKRLLRFSLQWHDKIGRYTIMLTLLIALTGWCLRPPVMIALVLNKMPSIPGTTLHSKNPWNDKLRVVRYDEKFGDWLLSTSDGFFSVNFQTGKLESISNTPPVSVMGLNVLQQNKDGKWYCGSFSGLFVWDRVKGTTVDYSTGKAALKNAGAPFGKMAIAGMSQDFSDTPVIAEYNEGTDFAPQPAYMNQLPMSLWNVALEAHSGRIFIGSIATYIFIFVMGILAVWCLWSGYVIRLVKKK, from the coding sequence ATGATTATGAATATGCTAAATAAAAAAATAACTTGGAGAAAACAACATAAATGGTTAGGCATCGGTATGAGTTTTTTCATACTGATGTTCTGCTTGTCGGGTATTTTGCTCAACCACCGTTCGCTTATCAAAGATGTGGACGTGAGCAGGAAATATCTGCCAAGCCGCTATGAATTTAAGAATTGGAATGGCGGGTTGCTGAGGGGAACGCTTGCTTTGGATGATGCCATATTGCTGTATGGAAACGGGGGAATCTGGCAAACGGATTCTAGAGCATCCACATTCAAGGACTTTAATAAGGGGATGCCAGCAGGAGCAGACTGCCGACAGATAAGAAATGTTATCAGAACGGATGATGGTTCTGTCTGGTCGGTATCTCCATTTTCACTTTACCGGTTGGGGAGTCACAAAATATGGAAAAGCGTAACTCTTCCGACAGAGCCGGAAGAGAAGTTGAGCGACATTTCTGCTCATGGAGATACGCTTTTGGTTCTCAGCCGCTCCTATGCTTATGTTTCCTTGCCACCTTATCAGAACTTCCACCGGATAGAATTGCCTATGCCAAAGGAGTATGATGGGAAGGTTACAGTCTTTCGTACGATATGGCTGCTTCACAGTGGAGAGTTGTTTGGCAGCATTGGTAAACTCATCGTAGATGGCATTGCCATCATCCTGGTGTTGCTCTGCATCTCAGGTCTTATCTTCTGGTTAAAGCCTAAACAGAAGAGGTTGCTTCGCTTTTCGCTGCAATGGCATGACAAAATAGGTCGATATACCATCATGCTTACTTTGTTGATAGCCCTGACAGGTTGGTGCCTTCGTCCACCTGTGATGATAGCCTTGGTGTTGAACAAGATGCCGTCTATTCCAGGGACGACGCTTCATAGCAAGAACCCTTGGAATGACAAACTCCGTGTGGTGCGTTATGATGAAAAGTTCGGTGACTGGCTCTTGTCAACTTCGGATGGTTTCTTTTCCGTGAATTTCCAGACAGGAAAGTTGGAGTCCATCTCCAATACTCCACCAGTCAGCGTTATGGGATTGAATGTCCTTCAGCAAAACAAAGATGGTAAATGGTATTGCGGTTCGTTTAGTGGTCTCTTTGTTTGGGATAGAGTAAAGGGGACAACCGTTGATTATTCTACCGGGAAAGCTGCTTTAAAGAACGCTGGTGCACCATTCGGAAAAATGGCGATAGCAGGTATGAGCCAGGATTTCTCTGATACGCCTGTCATTGCTGAGTATAATGAAGGAACCGACTTTGCGCCACAACCCGCTTATATGAACCAACTGCCCATGTCATTATGGAATGTGGCTCTGGAGGCTCATAGCGGTAGAATCTTCATAGGTAGTATTGCTACATATATATTTATCTTCGTGATGGGAATACTTGCCGTATGGTGCCTTTGGTCTGGGTATGTCATTAGACTAGTGAAGAAAAAATAA
- a CDS encoding AraC family transcriptional regulator — MKEQKDVRQRIEEGEFAQSAEISASYLDEDILIIDNVKVLQNPDPVRFQMNMIASCQRGSLRAELNGREFTVEKGDIFISPPNSILDIKEVSEDFACTAMCVSNHGLLGILRSHISVWNRAMYVSKVSVLKMNEVDMVFYSKFTDLVRLCLDPKFNDRSSWKPYRREIVETLLKSALLAVSNLLLTDLPKETLGTSASDFFDKFLEMLQQSEIKHQPVEYFAQQLCITPKYLSIICKRHSGKTAIEWITEYTLADITYYLRSTTKTIKEISGILGFSNTSFFGKYVREHLHMSPLKYRESLRKQ, encoded by the coding sequence ATGAAAGAACAGAAGGACGTCAGGCAGCGTATCGAAGAAGGTGAGTTCGCACAGAGTGCAGAAATCAGTGCGAGCTATCTGGATGAGGACATCTTGATTATAGATAATGTCAAGGTGTTGCAGAACCCCGACCCTGTGAGATTCCAGATGAACATGATTGCATCCTGTCAGAGAGGCAGCCTGAGAGCTGAACTCAACGGGCGGGAATTCACCGTGGAGAAGGGCGATATATTTATCAGTCCGCCTAACTCTATTCTCGACATCAAAGAGGTGTCGGAAGATTTTGCATGCACAGCCATGTGTGTCAGCAATCACGGCTTGCTTGGTATTCTTCGTTCTCATATCTCGGTATGGAACCGTGCCATGTATGTGAGCAAGGTTTCGGTGTTGAAGATGAACGAGGTGGATATGGTGTTCTATTCTAAGTTTACCGACTTGGTGCGCCTCTGTCTGGATCCGAAGTTCAACGATCGCAGTTCATGGAAACCTTATCGCCGTGAGATAGTGGAGACGCTCCTGAAGAGTGCTCTCCTTGCCGTGAGCAATCTTTTGCTGACAGATCTCCCGAAAGAAACTTTGGGAACCAGTGCCAGCGATTTCTTTGATAAGTTCCTGGAGATGTTGCAGCAGAGCGAAATCAAGCATCAGCCTGTAGAATATTTTGCGCAGCAGCTTTGCATCACGCCCAAATATCTCTCCATCATCTGCAAGCGCCATTCCGGCAAGACAGCCATCGAGTGGATTACGGAGTATACGCTTGCTGATATCACCTATTATCTCCGTTCTACAACGAAAACAATCAAGGAGATTTCTGGTATACTGGGCTTCTCCAATACCTCATTCTTCGGTAAATATGTAAGAGAGCATCTGCACATGTCACCTCTGAAGTATCGTGAAAGTTTGAGAAAACAATAA